One Syngnathus acus chromosome 13, fSynAcu1.2, whole genome shotgun sequence genomic window carries:
- the mffa gene encoding mitochondrial fission factor homolog B isoform X2: MSKGQMSGPTFPSPIAEMAEINRIHYDLQYTEGINQRMRIPEMLKVALQGQEDSGVASQHLPHSVTMQVPERIVVSGDNDHQFSRPRDLDLIQSTPLEALSLKTPPRVLTLSERPLDFLEDDHRATPESEATLRRQGRSRRERSASENAAVRHSSQLTHSDSAKPSLRGGSASSSNPLHESRLALSTYEASLDGGSDDMTVVDAATLRRQLIKLNRRLQLLEEENKERAKREMILYSVTVAFWLVNTWVWLRR; the protein is encoded by the exons ATGAGCAAAGG GCAAATGAGTGGCCCAACATTCCCCTCGCCCATTGCCGAGATGGCAGAAATCAACCGCATCCACTATGATCTGCAGTACACAGAGGGGATCAACCAGAGGATGCGCATACCTGAGATGCTCAAAGTGGCTCTTCAAGGCCAGGAGGACTCTGGTGTTGCCTCGCAGCATCTTCCTCACAGTGTTACAATGCAAGTTCCGGAAAGAATTGTTGTCTCAG GAGACAATGATCACCAGTTCTCAAGACCAAGAGACCTGGATTTAATCCAGTCTACACCTTTAGAAGCCTTGTCCCTGAAGACCCCGCCGAGAGTACTCACACTCAGTGAGCGACCTCTCGACTTCCTGGAGGACGATCATAGAGCAACTCCAGAAAGTGAGGCCACG ctgCGGCGTCAAGGGCGATCGAGACGAGAACGCTCAGCTAGTGAGAACGCAGCTGTCCGTCATAGTAGCCAACTGACGCATAGCGATTCAGC AAAACCGTCACTGCGAGGGGGGTCAGCTTCAAGCTCCAACCCCCTGCATGAATCCAG GCTTGCACTATCAACATATGAGGCGTCTCTGGATGGGGGATCTGACGACATGACCGTTGTGGATGCGGCAACACTTCGACGACAG CTTATCAAGTTGAATCGACGGCTTCAGCTTTTGGAAGAAGAGAATAAGGAGCGAGCAAAACGGGAGATGATCCTCTACTCGGTCACTGTAGCTTTTTGGCTTGTCAACACGTGGGTGTGGTTAAGACGTTGA
- the mffa gene encoding mitochondrial fission factor homolog B isoform X3, giving the protein MSKGQMSGPTFPSPIAEMAEINRIHYDLQYTEGINQRMRIPEMLKVALQGQEDSGVASQHLPHSVTMQVPERIVVSGDNDHQFSRPRDLDLIQSTPLEALSLKTPPRVLTLSERPLDFLEDDHRATPESEATLRRQGRSRRERSASENAAVRHSSQLTHSDSALALSTYEASLDGGSDDMTVVDAATLRRQLIKLNRRLQLLEEENKERAKREMILYSVTVAFWLVNTWVWLRR; this is encoded by the exons ATGAGCAAAGG GCAAATGAGTGGCCCAACATTCCCCTCGCCCATTGCCGAGATGGCAGAAATCAACCGCATCCACTATGATCTGCAGTACACAGAGGGGATCAACCAGAGGATGCGCATACCTGAGATGCTCAAAGTGGCTCTTCAAGGCCAGGAGGACTCTGGTGTTGCCTCGCAGCATCTTCCTCACAGTGTTACAATGCAAGTTCCGGAAAGAATTGTTGTCTCAG GAGACAATGATCACCAGTTCTCAAGACCAAGAGACCTGGATTTAATCCAGTCTACACCTTTAGAAGCCTTGTCCCTGAAGACCCCGCCGAGAGTACTCACACTCAGTGAGCGACCTCTCGACTTCCTGGAGGACGATCATAGAGCAACTCCAGAAAGTGAGGCCACG ctgCGGCGTCAAGGGCGATCGAGACGAGAACGCTCAGCTAGTGAGAACGCAGCTGTCCGTCATAGTAGCCAACTGACGCATAGCGATTCAGC GCTTGCACTATCAACATATGAGGCGTCTCTGGATGGGGGATCTGACGACATGACCGTTGTGGATGCGGCAACACTTCGACGACAG CTTATCAAGTTGAATCGACGGCTTCAGCTTTTGGAAGAAGAGAATAAGGAGCGAGCAAAACGGGAGATGATCCTCTACTCGGTCACTGTAGCTTTTTGGCTTGTCAACACGTGGGTGTGGTTAAGACGTTGA
- the mffa gene encoding mitochondrial fission factor homolog B isoform X1, whose amino-acid sequence MSKGQMSGPTFPSPIAEMAEINRIHYDLQYTEGINQRMRIPEMLKVALQGQEDSGVASQHLPHSVTMQVPERIVVSGDNDHQFSRPRDLDLIQSTPLEALSLKTPPRVLTLSERPLDFLEDDHRATPESEATLRRQGRSRRERSASENAAVRHSSQLTHSDSAATVSPSATLHPPSPPNVAEEDHNLYTASGVLSFLQCTTRRAYQQVLEVLDEHPRRKPSLRGGSASSSNPLHESRLALSTYEASLDGGSDDMTVVDAATLRRQLIKLNRRLQLLEEENKERAKREMILYSVTVAFWLVNTWVWLRR is encoded by the exons ATGAGCAAAGG GCAAATGAGTGGCCCAACATTCCCCTCGCCCATTGCCGAGATGGCAGAAATCAACCGCATCCACTATGATCTGCAGTACACAGAGGGGATCAACCAGAGGATGCGCATACCTGAGATGCTCAAAGTGGCTCTTCAAGGCCAGGAGGACTCTGGTGTTGCCTCGCAGCATCTTCCTCACAGTGTTACAATGCAAGTTCCGGAAAGAATTGTTGTCTCAG GAGACAATGATCACCAGTTCTCAAGACCAAGAGACCTGGATTTAATCCAGTCTACACCTTTAGAAGCCTTGTCCCTGAAGACCCCGCCGAGAGTACTCACACTCAGTGAGCGACCTCTCGACTTCCTGGAGGACGATCATAGAGCAACTCCAGAAAGTGAGGCCACG ctgCGGCGTCAAGGGCGATCGAGACGAGAACGCTCAGCTAGTGAGAACGCAGCTGTCCGTCATAGTAGCCAACTGACGCATAGCGATTCAGC TGCAACAGTATCCCCCTCAGCAACTCTTcaccccccttcccctcccaATGTGGCTGAAGAAGACCACAACCTGTACACCGCTAGTGGCGTTTTATCTTTCCTCCAGTGCACTACACGTCGGGCCTACCAGCAGGTCCTTGAGGTCTTGGATGAACACCCTCGCAG AAAACCGTCACTGCGAGGGGGGTCAGCTTCAAGCTCCAACCCCCTGCATGAATCCAG GCTTGCACTATCAACATATGAGGCGTCTCTGGATGGGGGATCTGACGACATGACCGTTGTGGATGCGGCAACACTTCGACGACAG CTTATCAAGTTGAATCGACGGCTTCAGCTTTTGGAAGAAGAGAATAAGGAGCGAGCAAAACGGGAGATGATCCTCTACTCGGTCACTGTAGCTTTTTGGCTTGTCAACACGTGGGTGTGGTTAAGACGTTGA